cgcctttgccactttttgttttgatttagggtaaatgattgggggagggggagtgttttgataaatctgtagaaatcgcagtatttcggaagttcacttccgaaataatgttttcggaaatgaacttccgaaataagtcaattttttcaaaaaaagacgctttcggaaatgaacttccgaaacaggggtattttagaattttcgctgggggtgacccccatagggaggtggccaaagaaattttctaaaaaaacatctaaaaataaataaaactaaagaATCATCCTACAAATTAAGACTACAAACATAATCAAATTCTATGTTTTTATTAAGCAAAATCTGAGTAGATCCAATCTATTTTCACTTCTAAGAAACTTAAAAAACCTATATAACACAAAAACggaaatgttgggattggtgaaTGAAATTCACACCCACAGTATCTAGAATTGGTGGAGTGGATAGTGACTTTGTACACGCGAGAGTTAACGGAATATTGACGTTACAACCTCTAGCTAACTAGCTATAGAGTAGTTTCCCAAACTACTCACAATGGAATTATTATTAGTTGTACACTTTGTACCACTTATTATTTAGTATGGGAAATTTCTCAAATACAACTGCAAAGAATTGTTCAAAAATATTCATCAGACATAAAATTCAACACCAACATCATTTCTATATACGATGTTGATGTCGGATTTTATGTCTGATAAATAATACATCTATTTTCGATAACGTGTCAAATGTGTTTCAAGTGGCAACAAGACAATTTGCTACAAATTATTCATGTGAACAAAATCATATGGTGCTGATTAACTTGACAGTCTCTATCTAACCGTACGGATCGTAATTGAGCAACTTTCAATTCACCACTAGTCACAACCCAAGTGGTGCCACACAATTCCCAAGCACATGATCATGTTAATAAATGTCATGCTTAATAATGACTTGTGATAGTGAAATCCGCACGActatatatcaaaatatatttatttttgtataattttctTCTACTATTATATTATCTACATTTATTAAATGTATGGTCCTGATGTCCTTTTCTAGGTGAGTGAAGAAAATTATTCAGTTGTAGTTTTATAGAAAACAAGACCAACCATCTTGTTATGCAAATGAAATTGAAACTTACTTAGATAGGAAAGTATCAAAGGGTGTTGATAAGTGATAACTAACTGAATAAATTATTCCTCTGTCAAGAAAATGATGGCCAACCTTTAGAATATTTAATTGGGTAAAGGGTTGGTTGCATAAGCTTCTTTATTGTGCCATTTTGAGTACTATCAAAGATAGTATGGTGAGAgaagatcatgtaaagaagattcttTCATCAATGTTTGTAGCCAAAGTAACTAGTGTCTATCTAACGTTAAGTTAATATTATTTCGAATGGATCTGAATATAATCTCTTTGCACGTTTATTATATGTTGAATATGatttatagtaaaaaaaaacGATCATGTGTGATATGAAccgtaatattatatatattatttgtaacagagaaattttatttcattttaattaatcatatGGAATTATAGTTACTTTATAATCAAAAATATAAGTACATTTGGCGGAACTGTGTAAacaaatattatatttgtttGCTTGCGATTTAAGTTTATGTTTAGTCTTTTGTTACTTATTGCTCTTCTAAGAATATGAAAAATAACAATACTTAATGTGTCTTTGGAAATATCCACTTTCACGGTAAAAATCCACGTCCTCGCAAAAGCTACAACTATTGTCTTTTAAGTCACCGCATTGTCAAACATTCTATTAGCCTAAATTTGAGAGTGAGTTTGATTCATCGTCCGAGTAATAATGTCTCATCGTGACAATTTGTAGCTTGGAAATCAACACACGTTCAAGTTTAAGTCATCGTCAAAACAAACATATACTTACCATGCACCAATAAACATATGTGATGGAATAGACATATGGAAAATGCACCATTGTAATGTTCTAAGCTATGAAGCACAGACACTAAAAACACAACATTTACAATGACCGTCAACaccaataataatttttaaaaaataaataaaataaatataatcacaagTGTTAGTGTCAGATTTCAGACATCAACCATAACAAAGACACATTACTTTTCAGATTTGTCCATGATATAGAGATCCTAACCGcatcaatgaaaaaaaaaaagagttattACAATTCTGACAAATTATTTGGCTCACAATTTTGAAGAGGGTGAAATAAATGTCTAATGAAAAACCTATATAAAAAAGCAAATCTTTTGGTAATTAACAGTAACACAATCATACACATGTATCAAGAACACAAATCTGAAATCTCTTTGAACCTCTTTAACACCACTCTTTATGTAAAAAGCCTGCTatacatctccaaaagaagctataCTATAAGATTGAGAAGATTCCTCTTGCTTTGAATGAGGCAACATAGTCTCTAAAGCATCATCATGGCTCACATTTGTTGGAGCAGCCTTTCTCTGATTGCATAAACCCTCAGCAGCTTGATTTTGCAGCATTAGCATTGGATTTTGAAGATACTCATTCCACTTAGCTTCATCTTCTTCTGTTTGATTCTCTTTAATAGAGGTCTCACAATCTGTTAACCCCCAAGAAGGTAACATACTATTCTTCATATGGAAAGAATCCGAAGAAATCGAAACATCTTCTGACGGAACATCGAGAACCGATGATTTGTAGCAAAAAGAACTAGGTAGAAATGAGGTGAACTCAGAGTTCATATCAAAAGGTTTTAGTCCAGTTTGGTTGAACCAGTGAGAAGAAGAGTTTGAAACATTGTTTGGAAGATTATCATTGGATGTGAAACTCATCTGCATAGGATAATTTCCCATCAAATAGTTGTTGGAGTTTGAACAAGAACCTTCAACTTCCATTTCAGGTTCATAGGCTTTTACAACAATTGAAGACTGTTTCTTCTCATAAGAACCTGAAGTGCTTTCTGATATTTCTGTTACTTTCTCTTGGCTTCTGGttttctcatcttcttcttctccattctCTACCTCAGAAAGTGGCTTATGAGTCACAGGATCTATACCTTTTTGCTTCAGTTTCTTCTTTAAGCAAGAATTCCATAGATTCTTTATTTCGTTGTCGGTTCTTCCTGGTAACTGCGCAGCAATTTGAGACCATCTATACAAAACACATAACAATAACAAAATATTACCATACTCGGTGCGCGAATTCTGAAGTATATATATCGAGTTTGATTCATACACGGAAGTTAAGGAAAAATGTTATGAAGAGAAGAAGGATTGGATTTACCTATTTCCTAGTACTGAATGAAGTTCAATGATGAGATTTTCTTCATCTTGTGAAAATGTACCTCTTTTTAAATCAGGTCTTAGGTAATTAATCCATCTAAGTCTACAACTCTTACCACATCTTTGAAGACCTGTGACAAAATACATTGATTATATGATAAAAGAAGATTGAATTATACTGAAATTTGGATTATATATAGATGATATATATACCTGCTTGCTTAGGAACTGAGCTCCAACATCCATGGCCATGGTTAGTAATATGGTTCAAGAGTTTTTCATCTTCCTCAGGTGACCATAGACCTTTCCTGAGCTTCTGTTTGTAGCAGCAAGAGTGTCTTCCCATTTGTAGTTTGTTTGTAGTTTAGCTAACCTCTCTCTCACTTACAAATACAATGAGGTGCGAAAGTTTCTGATAAAGAGAAAGATTGCTGAATTTGTGCAGCAATGAACAAGACTGTGACAGGTAAAATATGAGAGAGagggaaagagaaagagaaagatataGATAGAAAGAGATTATATTTATGAAGTATGAAAGATGGACAATGAAGTGGCAGCTTAGAAAAGGAGGTGAGGCCCCATGAGACATGTCATTGTCATAAAGGTACCTTctataattctttcttttttttcctctTTGGAAAATTTAAGTGTCCTTCtctttcttttactttttcttttcttcttctcttaaaTGAAAAACTAGTAACATACTTGTGGGGTAGGTCACAAGGTTAGGGATGGACATAAATCATAGACGGCTCGAAAGTTGAGTAACCTAATAAGTTCGATAGACATATAAACGGATCTATTC
This sequence is a window from Vicia villosa cultivar HV-30 ecotype Madison, WI unplaced genomic scaffold, Vvil1.0 ctg.000037F_1_1_3, whole genome shotgun sequence. Protein-coding genes within it:
- the LOC131622672 gene encoding myb-related protein 308-like → MGRHSCCYKQKLRKGLWSPEEDEKLLNHITNHGHGCWSSVPKQAGLQRCGKSCRLRWINYLRPDLKRGTFSQDEENLIIELHSVLGNRWSQIAAQLPGRTDNEIKNLWNSCLKKKLKQKGIDPVTHKPLSEVENGEEEDEKTRSQEKVTEISESTSGSYEKKQSSIVVKAYEPEMEVEGSCSNSNNYLMGNYPMQMSFTSNDNLPNNVSNSSSHWFNQTGLKPFDMNSEFTSFLPSSFCYKSSVLDVPSEDVSISSDSFHMKNSMLPSWGLTDCETSIKENQTEEDEAKWNEYLQNPMLMLQNQAAEGLCNQRKAAPTNVSHDDALETMLPHSKQEESSQSYSIASFGDV